One segment of Coffea arabica cultivar ET-39 chromosome 7c, Coffea Arabica ET-39 HiFi, whole genome shotgun sequence DNA contains the following:
- the LOC113699729 gene encoding AP2/ERF and B3 domain-containing transcription factor At1g50680-like — MQEQSEISGAATNAIQEISDSNSNSYVIQNKRQKLDNKVDSPRFKGVVVQKNGRWGAQIYAHERIWLGTFKSEIEAAMAYDSAAIKLQGRDVYRNFPWTNITSEEPKFQSQFSTQAVLNMIKDGSYPAKFVEYLRAQSFIQSFATMPSNGGLVCKKLFHKELTPSDVGNLNRLVIPKKYALMYFPHLSCDAEETDQDIAGEDDAELVFFDRSMRSWKFRYCYWKSSQSFVFTRGWNRYVRNKGLQAKDVVSFSLFEFKNGSDVVQPIFMIDAEYHQSFRGGLMLNSSRDENNLPETEPNGSTKRGLKLFGVQII; from the coding sequence ATGCAGGAGCAGAGTGAGATTTCTGGTGCAGCAACAAATGCCATCCAGGAAATTTCTGATTCAAACAGCAATAGCTACGTGATCCAAAATAAGCGCCAAAAGCTAGATAATAAAGTTGATAGCCCAAGATTCAAAGGAGTCGTCGTTCAAAAAAATGGACGCTGGGGAGCACAGATATATGCCCATGAACGCATTTGGTTAGGAACTTTCAAATCTGAGATCGAAGCAGCAATGGCATATGATAGTGCTGCCATCAAACTGCAAGGTAGAGACGTATACAGAAACTTTCCATGGACAAACATAACTAGCGAAGAGCCAAAGTTCCAGAGCCAATTCAGTACACAAGCAGTACTGAATATGATCAAAGATGGTTCTTATCCAGCCAAGTTTGTTGAGTATTTGAGGGCACAATCATTTATACAAAGTTTCGCGACAATGCCTAGCAACGGAGGATTGGTGTGCAAGAAACTGTTCCACAAGGAACTTACTCCTAGCGATGTTGGAAATCTTAATCGACTTGTCATACCAAAGAAATATGCATTAATGTACTTCCCTCATCTTTCTTGTGATGCAGAGGAGACTGATCAGGACATTGCTGGTGAAGATGATGCTGAATTGGTTTTCTTTGACAGGTCAATGAGGTCGTGGAAATTTCGATACTGTTATTGGAAGAGCAGCCAAAGCTTTGTTTTCACTCGAGGATGGAATAGATATGTCAGGAACAAGGGATTGCAGGCGAAAGACGTGGTTAGTTTCTCATTATTTGAGTTCAAAAATGGATCAGATGTGGTGCAGCCTATATTCATGATTGATGCTGAATATCATCAGAGTTTTCGTGGTGGTTTGATGCTGAATTCATCCAGGGACGAGAATAATCTTCCTGAGACAGAaccaaatggttcaacaaaaAGGGGATTAAAGCTTTTTGGTGttcaaataatttga